The Pieris rapae chromosome 1, ilPieRapa1.1, whole genome shotgun sequence genome contains the following window.
GCAGACAGGCagaggtgagcctcctgcctgtctgcctcctgtaacacaAAGTAATTTAGCACCGTGATTCCCTGTGTGATActgctttataaaaaatcttggtTTATACATTATTGCTTGGTTAAAGAAAAGGCAGCCATAGTGACAGCCTTATTCGTTTTTTAAGTGCGTATGTAAATGTGACAATTTTTGGTAAGTTGATATATAGTAGAAAagtaaatacacttttatcatattttatcatGCGGTATTTAGGGCATTGATGCTAAAACATGGCAGTTTTTTCACCATGTGATCTGATCGTTATCTAGTCACACCCATATCTCaaactttacaatatttggaGATACGCTTCCAGCGAtggtattttgttttgatgtaAGGATAAAATTCAGACATAATAGCTGTCAAAATGTCATAATACGTTTAAAAATCTATGTAGAATCCTATATTATACTCAAGGATAATTTGTTTCAACTGTcattttagatattaatttgttactgAAAAACGTTTCAAAGTAAGATAGCACAAGAGAGCAACAATTAATCACTCTCTTTAGGAAAAACtaaataggtattttatattctcCTAGATAAGTTTGTTCATTTGCTCATTCTGTTGATTAGATATGATCTCAGATTCCCAAGAATGCATTGCTCAAATGATAAGATTAGGTGGCAGTTTGACAAAGATTATTAGAAACAGTGAGTCAGGTCATGAATAATCGTATCCAGAATAGAGAATTAACGTTAAGTATGACTTTCGTAtgtcaaaacaaaattgatttaGACGTACAGGATATATAGTATTGTAcccaaatatatttctatagtgTCATATTGCATCTTGTATTTGTTCTTAATGCACAAATTTATCAGACATTGTGCATGAAGGAAATAATATAAGCCTGGCAATGTGAACAGCAAGTCAATAAAATGAAACTACTTTTCAAGTAAAAATGAGGATATTTAAGCAATCTCATGTAAGCCGTAGCTTCTATGGCTGTAAAGtagcttttaaaatagttttatccTTTGAAATCATAAGCTTTCACGTTCCTAGGTCTCTTTACTCATGCAATATATTTGCTCTACCTATCACAAGTGCCTATATCACATAGCATCCTTAATCGCAGAatgaataacttaaaaattttcttcaatattcatttattttctttactgttTTGCCCCTTCCATTCAAAATCTTTCTGTGTACTTTTTAATAACTGATGtgtcttttttatatactttatacgtctttgatacaaatattataaagaggaaagatttgtatgtaagtatgtttgtaactggctcaaaaagtaccggatcgatttaaaaaatacttttaccttttgaatgctacattatcactgattaatatattttgattgcaAGAATAATATATGGATACctactaaaattacaattgtaaACCCATGGTGTAAAAAATGCgtataaatatgtttcatcGCATGCTCTGCGAAAAAGATTGAagatagaacaaaaaatgttccataattttatagaaaatatcaatatctacaataatgtttaaaaaagtcCACCTGTGCGAAGCCGGGACGTATTTTATAAACGAAGAGTTTGAGGATCTGTCCTCGTCAAACTTAAAGGGgcgtaataaaataacattttatttacgatAAAGTGAATcgaacattttgttttacacaattttttcgGAATAAATTCAGCTTAGCCTAAGCGGGGTCACAGTAGCGGTACCacccactcggatccgtgcgagcGTCCCGTTCACTTTTCTAAACCATTGCTCTCAGTTCCGAGTTCCACAACCAATGCTGTATGCCGACAACTCGAATccgaaaaataattatatacaatcacatacataaatttttttaaacattcatatttacgtataaaaattcgccataaaaaaatttggtttccggttattactttgtatcaattgtttaagcattccaTGTGTTAAGTGGGTGTGCAAATATGAAGCGATTTCTGGTCCGTTGAAGTTTCTTTTATCGTATTTATCACCGGTATTTAGGGCATTGATGCGAAAACATTGCTATTTTACACCGTGTGATCTGATCGTTATCCAGTCACACCCATATCTCAAGTTGATTGTCCCACCATTTATAAGTTGGGTCAGTGATTGTATTACATCAGTACATTTTGCGAGCTTACGACGACGCCTATATCGTTAGAAGGtaagactttatttatttacttgcaTACCttcttatatattgtaatattccGGTCACAGATGCAGAAATAAAGGACTTaagcaaaaacatattataataatcataataaagctttatttgattccataacaaaaaaaatatatatattatttattgaaattaagtGTATGGACCCCTTTCGGGTAAAAGACTCCCCCAAGGCATGCCTTGATACTCTATCCTTGgctattaaaacatattaatacaaCTAAATTGcttgtaaatttatgtaacaattaaatttgaaaataatttcggTGTTTGAGTTTCAAGTCTTCTGTTTTACTAAAATGAACATTTAATTTCGAAACTTCGCATATTTTTCTATCATAAATCTGGGTAAATGATAAAACACCTAATAATATGCGCTACCATTTATCTAATCTAATGAATCAgatgtttattatgtatatactagGTCGTTTAGTTGGtcgttgtaaatttaaaacgacATTTTAAGAAAGCACATTTGCTATATAAGTgcgcaaaattattataaaattaaacgccAGAAGACCCCTTCACTTGTATTTGGTATCGGGGCAACAtttctatgtatgtatgtgttaaAGAAACAAGTTGTactattcaatattaatgtcctaaagaaaagtatatatatttaagataggtacttatttatttttattttaaacatgaaaTTTTTATCATGAAAAAAAACGGGCACTAGGGGAATTtagtctatttaaaaataatagaccgTGAACTGATATAGAGCTCATCAaacttgattaaaaaaaataccagaaTTAACTGCAcacacaaaacaattaaattaatcagacaattaaatttcctttaaaatcgatttttgaaaGTTATTTTCCGGGCCCGTATTTTTCCAAAAGTTTACTTTTCTCGTAATTTCTATGAGACGTTTATGCagaaatactattaaaacaaatgattttataagtataattaatgttttaaataaataatatcaggtGTTTTTCAAGTATAAacgtatataaaacaaatatcggttatataatatctgtatgaatattatttttatttacaaatttagcATGTAAAAAACCAAAGAtgtggtttaaataaatatgtatcatTTCTGACTGAGCTAATACGccacttataataaattatatatttcgattgaaatgtttattttattatttatcttgttatCTGTACCTACAGTAAatcaaaaatgttatcttttgCAGATACAATCATGTCTGTACCAAAGGTGACCATCAACGACCTTTCCGATGCCATCGAGGCAGCAAAAGATCCCAAGGTTAAGACTGTTTTAGAGGGAATTCTTAATGACTGGATGGATCTTCAATACGGCAAGAGTACACCATACACAACGGGAAAGACAGTGCTTCCAGTCGGTTCAACAATAGGAGATGTAGAAACGGCAGTAAACAGTGATGCGGATCAGAAATTCAAAGATATCTTTGGAAAAATCTGCGATACCTACAAAACTGGTGATTTGACACCACAGTCTGTGAACGATGGTAGTTGGGATCCAAAATTCACTCCTGTATTCGTTTTTGTTGCTAGTAATCCTTAGATATATTTGTCATtagtttataagttatttttatgattaatataataaaggatAGTTTATATTTGGTTTTCTCACTCCATATACATTCCTACAAACTCCGACAATACAATATGACTCGATATAGTGAGTCTCGAAGTTCTCGTTCCGGTCTGACTTGGAAGCCAAAGCAAACGAAGATTTTCGGCCTCTAACTACAGAATTTTCAAACCTAGAAGAACCTTATTTGCTTAGGCAAATGtctaaacacaatttaatgaaatcgGATTTTACTAGCCAAGttatcatttaacatattgttttaattggtTACAGATGTAATAATACGATTTTcctaaattgattaaatttcgaaatttgattaattttactgattaatttacgtCTAACCGTCTAACTTGAAGTTGAAGTCACCTGCGGGGTCATAGTAGCGGTGCCACCCACTCGGATGAGCGAGGGTCCcgttagttttttgtaaattctcGGTTCCGAGTTTTCGCCACCCAATGAACTTACGCcgaccactcggatccgaaaaTAGTCCAGGATCCATCGCCCATTTTTGCACTTGATTACTATCAAGCTAATTTTCCGTGAGTAGCTTTATTTTGATGAGACGCCCAATAATTTCCTATACGAAACTCTCGATTGTGGTAGCTAACAGAGGTAGCAAGGATAAAATACGTTGATTTGATGattctcaaatatttattactaactgaattttttttgataaatctcAAGacaattatctaaattattcgaaaaaatatttgtcctaCAAAATCTATGGTTTGATCAAAGAGTCCCCTCTTTCCGACATGTATCGATAACGAGGTCATCATAAATGATTACTAACCagctgattatttttttttacttagttaATATTCATGTAATTTAACAGACATATTGTCCTACACATTGCGCGgtacgtttttaataaaaataataatatactttcatacatattttcaaacattatatttacttaggTAATCAAAATTCACCATACAAAAGTCttggtttccggctattactttaTATCCATTGTTAAAGTATTCAATGTGTTAACATAAGAGCCGCATCAAAGTCGTTGTAGCTTCATTCAGTTACATGTTGTTTTTAACGTTCCTTTTCACATCGCTTTCTGATACGTGCCACAATATGAAGATACCAATTACTATGCCAAGATAACAATAGACTCAAAATGTAATATCAATTAGTTATCTGTGAATTTGATGCGACAGTCTGTCACTAACACCTAACTTATGTGTTAACgacgtttatttaaattcaagttcaaaattcattaatgttagacaatgtacacttatgaacgtcaatacagaaatacatatttgatacttcttattttttcattttattttattacatattatatgcaaattaatttaaaattattgtaccaAAGCAAAAAAGAATCACCAAggactgtttttttatgtttattttctaaagctacttgcttattaaaatatctgaaCTAGTTGTAGTTATATCATGTCTAATTATATCGTGTtgttttttgtgtctaatTATTTCTCTGTTGTTggttatacaatataattaacataaaataccgTAGCTtactaaattacttttataacgttgaaaaacaaaagatttatttaagtttttcaatGTAATATGCATTAATTGTCACAATGAGATATAAAACTGAATGTCCGTATGGACTTGGAGCTCGCATTAGTTGTAAGAAGTAGTTGCGTTGTGAACGCATGCTACAACACGCCAACATGATTTTCGATTAGGCGCAGTAGGATCGAATATATAACACAGATATCGTTGACTGTAATGCTGTACTCGCCATTATAATGGTAATACAAGGAATTTTGTTAAACTAAAAAAGGAATTTCGttgttaaataagtatataaaattagttaacTTTAGTGC
Protein-coding sequences here:
- the LOC110994435 gene encoding uncharacterized protein LOC110994435; this translates as MSVPKVTINDLSDAIEAAKDPKVKTVLEGILNDWMDLQYGKSTPYTTGKTVLPVGSTIGDVETAVNSDADQKFKDIFGKICDTYKTGDLTPQSVNDGSWDPKFTPVFVFVASNP